The stretch of DNA CATCTGAACTTCTGCAAGCCCAGACAACCATCCTCGGATTCACCGGTTCTCAAAAGGAAAAAACAGAGAGATCCTCGGATTCACCAccatctccggcggcggcggcggccgcgacaACCGATTCCACCACCTTCCTTCCACCCGCCCGAGTAGCCAAAACAGAAGCCCCCCCGAGCAAGCGAGCACCTTCGAGCGGCTCGCCGGAGGAAGCGGCCCGCCGCCGCAGGCAGGCCAGAGGAGATGTACTGCCAGTCGTGCAAGAACGTGTACGACGAGGAGGACGCCGGGACCTGCAAGGAGTGCTACGAGGAGGCCAGCGAGACGGAGGAGGAGCTCAAGCGCGAGATCGACGACCTCCGCTCCCGCCTGCTCTTCCTGCGCCTCCCCTCCCCCACGCTCGACGCCTCCGCCGCCGGCCACTCCGAcctcctcctccacgccatccccgcctcctcgccctcgccctccccctccggcGACGCCGACGGGGCCCGCCTCGACACCCCCGCCGTCCCGGCCCACCGCGTCATCCTCGTGAGTCATTTCGCCCCCTCTTTCCCCATCTTTCCGCCATTTATATGTTTTCTTGATGCAATTCCATTCAGCCTTGGACTAGTTTGCCTGCCCGCTGCAAGATTTTGCTAGGGTGGTCCTTGATTAAATTGAGAATTTAAGTGTTATTGGTCTGCACTGCTGCTGTCAAGACGCCCAAATTTCCACTAGTCAGTGTTCTATACTTCTAGTATGTTAAGTTTCTTTTTTCCATGTGTTCAGCAGTGAGCACCATCTCCTCTGAACATATCTGGTTAGAGTGTTGACACGTTCTATGTGAAGTATTATTAGAATTGAAACATGTTTTCTAGTTAGCGAAGATGACACATGATGTGCTGCTGGCCAGCTTCCCCAGTGTGACACCAGTCACCAGGGGTTGCTCTGTAGTTCACTGCATTAGACTAACGGAAATGGTTTAGAGGAAATACGCTGTTGACAGCTTGAGGCAAAACGGAGCCTGGACGTCAACATTGATCTTCTGCTCATCAACATTTATGTGGAAATTTCTCAATTTTGAAATAGTAGGGTGAAAATAGGAACTCATGTCGTAACAATAGTGAGTAGAGCAACCATACAGGTATTGAAGAATCATCGAGTTCAGTGCCTTCGCGAACCCTGTTTAGCTCCTGCTGTGAAGAACAGATCAGTCTCTGACTCTGTAGACACACAACTCACCCACCCAGAGGGTGTGGTAGGGTCCAGTGGAGTGGTTGGCCAGCGCAGCAGGACGCAGTCCTTACTTCTTGATTAGTCGGCAGAAAGCAACAAATAGAGATAGGTGTGTGTGTCATATGGTATTCTGGCTATCCGGGCGTGTTGTTGCTCATATAAAGCCTTTCAAACATCAGCAATGATGTGGCATATTAGTTAGACAATTAAACGGAAGCAGAATCAGTAAGCTAAGAAACCGCTCCAAAGACCACGTCGTATTCTAGTTTGAACTTGACATGACGTTTCTATCTTTTTCATTCGGTGCATGTGAAGAAGTTCCAGGCTAAGGGTAAGCCTGCATCTGGAATAATTCACTACACGGCAGCAGCAGAGCTACAAGAAAGTTCCTGGGCAGGCCAGTCTAAGGAATAACACACAGTATTTGTCCTTAAGGCCCAGTTTTGCTCTCACCTTCCACTGTTTTTTGCTGGGCTGGGAAAGCCACGGCTCAGGTCGTCCCCAACATATTTCTGCCACTGACCATGCCGTCTTGAGGACTTATTTTCCTGGTGGCCATGGTAGCAAAATGAACAATCACACTGGCTTTCTCGCCTAACCATGCCATCAATGTGGTATGTGTGATGGGTACATCAACGTTGTGGTGATTATATGAATTTGTGTGCATAGAGGCAGCATCTTTTCTTGCACTGCAGGATAATGCATTCTGACTTTACCATCTGCAGTTCTGCACACATAGACAAAACAATAGGAATGACTTCACAAAGTTGAAAATGGGATGATATTTAGAGCGGCTTCCTGACTTGTGTTTATTTCCATTCACTTAATTGCAATTTCCTTATGCTGGATGATTGCTGATTTGCATGATATGGCTTGCTTTATGGAAGCAGCGAAATATTGAAATGTGAGGATACACTAAGAGTAACACACATCTAACTTATCTCTGTTGTGAACCAGAGGGAGTCAGCTAGCAGATGTGGTAGGATAGCTGTTGAGTTGGTTTTGGAGAGGAGTTCATGTAGAATGGTCTATGGGGTGGGGTCTGATTGTATTAGGATAGGTCCAGAGGCAGAACATCCAGTATATAAGGTTGTGTTATTCGGTAAAAAGGGATGCATTATTTGGTAAAAAAATGTATGTGTTGTCTCTCAGTTTAATCTAGCAAGAAGAATCAATCTAATCTCTCCCAGTTATTCTCATGTCTCAACCTATGTGGCTATGTCTACCCAATCCCTTGCGGCCACACTGTCTGGGTATCTTCAGCATGGTAACAATCCCATTGTGGATCTAAGTTCACAACACTATGTCTCTCCCTGCTCACTCTTCTATTGCTCGGTGCTGCTTCCGGGGGCCCCATGCACTTGGTGAGCACTATCTGTTAAATTGCCGCCTCATCTGGCCCTGTATAGGAAGAGAGGCAAATCAGGTGTCTGGGCAGCTTCTGCCCGACTGTATAGAATCCTTGTCCtatacatgcttgtttgagtttttCAAGGGGAACAAAAGTATTTGTATAACAAGTAATACTTATATGAAGACAAAATACATATTTGTACCACCAGGTGAAATTCTGAGTTGAGGCGTGTACTATTCAGTAGGATATTTTGTCTTGCGCTGTAAGGTGCTCCATGGTAGCTCCTTTGTCAATTTGTCAACCGTTTTGTCTACGTCTGTTCATTTTTGTGTGAGTTTCAACTTTCAACCAAAATTGCTTCGGTCTAAAACCCCCAAAACCTGAATCAACTACCATAGTTGAACCATTATATTATGCAAATTTTCAACTTTGCTCCCATTATAAATGGTTTTAGACTAAACTCGCGTGGCTTGTTTAAATTTATTTGTTGTTGGCTTTTTGTTCAGCAGAATCCTTTGTCTATGATGTTTTCCAGTACAGTAATTCACTCTTTCGTGTTAGTCAGATGTATAGCTGATCTAATTTCAGCGAGCGGCAAATTGTTTGAACTCTGATTTATTTGTCGTGTATTTTGAAGATTCTCACCATTCTCTTATTTCTCTGCCACCTTAAGTCCACAGTAACTAGTTATTAGTTGGCACATTTCACATTATTGAAGTATTACTGATTTGCTTATGCTGGTTCACTCTGTGGTGTGAATTTATCTTTTTGTTAAGCTGTGTTTCTCTTTCGaacaggccagcaggtctcctgtgTTCAGAGCAATGCTTGACAGCGAGATGGAAGAGAGCCGGAGCGGCGTCATCAAGATGTACGACGTGTCCTATGATGTCCTCCGTGCTTTTGTCCACTACATGTACACGGGCGAGGCTCTCCTGGACGAGCAAATGGCCTGCGATCTCCTGGTGTTGGCCGAGAAGTACGAGGTGAAGCACCTGAAGACCTACTGCGAGAAGTTCATCACGTCCAAGGTGAACAACGACAACGCCATCGTTCATTACGCGTTTGCGCACCGGCACGGCGCGAAGCAGCTgctcgaggcctccatgtcggcgcTCATGGATAGCATGCCCACGCTGGCGGAGCGGGAAGAGTACAAGGAGCTGGTCGAGAGGGACCCGAGGATCCTCGTGGAGATCTACGAGACCTATGTCAGCCGACAGGACAATACTGCCGCCGAGAGGGATTCAGATTGCTGCTGTAGAAAGTGATAGCTGAGGGTAAAATAAAGCCATAACAGCATAAAATGTGGTTTGGTGAGATATATATTGATGCAACTATGGATCGTTACCCAGATTCCAGAATGGATCTAAGTTGACTAAAATGATTATTTCTAATATTTTGTATTTATGTTCTTTTGCCTGATACATACCAGCATTTTTGTAAAATTATTACTTGGTGTGATGCTCTGGCAAACCATCTGAGTGAGGTGCTTTCAAATTGTACATGCCTACAAAGGGGGCACACGCCACAATTAGGCCACCCAAGAGGCCAAGACGGTGAAGCCTATCCACTGCCCAAACACGGGTTTGAATGATCAACCACAAGGAAAAAAACCGCATTCAGTTCTTCCAAATGACCTCTTTCATGGGGAAACCACAATGTTTTGGAACTGAATGATGTAGGCCGACGAGGAGTACGCGTCGTCGGCCGTTTGCATAGACAGTGTCCCTAACCTCTCTTAGATGCAAGACTAGTGGCTGCATCATGCATGTGGTCGACCAACATTACCATGGAGACGTCAATCTGAGTCACCCATGTGTTGTTCCGCAAGCTTGGTGGACACACCAATTTCTCTTGGAGATCTGAAAGATGCCAACATTACCATGGAGACGTCAGTCTGAGTCACCCACGTGTTGTTCCGCAAGCTTGCTAGATACACCAATTTCTCTGTTTTGTTCCTAGTCACTACACTcgagacctcttcaagaaactccaagtgCTCAAGCAAGGAATGAAGAGTCTCAAAGAGTAATGCAAAGAAATGAAAATTGCCATGATCCGAGCAAACATGACCAAGGCCAAGGAACAAACCATTGCAAACCTCAGATTTTGAACCGTACACCAATTTGATTGAGTTGGCCCATCAAGCCACGAAGGTAGAGAGATAAGAGCAAGGAGACTTCAGATACTCGATACACCCTCAAGTAGTGATCCCTCAATCTCCAAAACTCCGACAACTCAATCAAGTCAACCTACAAATACCTACAAACAACGTTTAACATCAAGTGCCACCATGGCCTCCACCGACAATAAAAGCAAGATTGAATGCTTCACTTGCAACGGTTGTGGACACAAGACCTATGAGTGTCCCCCAATAAGCACACCATGGTGATCAACAAAGCAAGAATCTGTAAGCAAAGGTGAATTGGAAGCTTTGAAAGATGTTGCTAGGCACCAAGATGTCAACAAATAAGAAGATTCTGAAGTCTACTGTGAAATGATTTGAGCCCAAGTCGTGTTGCCTTGAAGACCTTGACCATCCAACAACAATATCAAGCCAAACAACATTGCAACCTCTTCCATCCCAAAGCTTGCATTAATGGACAATCCATCAAAGCCATAATCAACGGTggaagttgtcacaacttggcaagtgtgaTGTTGTTTCCCATGGTTGTTTACCACCTACTCGTGGGAAGACATGGAAATATGAGCGAGGAGTAGTCCAAAATGGACGCACCAACTTTATAGCCTTGAAGGAAGCACAAAGTAATACACTACATCCTCCGTCCTATATATGTCACCAAGCCATATTCATTGCCGACAAGACTCGAGCGTCGAGAAGGACTACACAAGAAATTGAGAGAAGATGAGTAAGGGAGCGAGCCACTTCAAAGTAAATGGGTGCCACAAGCAAACATGAGTGCACACATGATGAGTGCTCATAAGACAAGGTCCTTTTAGCTACCAAATCTGAGTTGAGTAAAGTTAGTGAGAACCCATCAATCCTTCATTTTGTACTCATGTaactaactgttggggaacgtagtaatttcaaaattttcctacgcacacgcaagatcatgatgatgcatagcaacgagaggggagagtgtgtccacgtaccctcgtagaccgaaagcggaagcgttagcacaacgcggttgatgtagtcgtgcgtcttcacgatccgaccgatcaagtaccgaacgcacggcaccaccgagttctgcacacgttcaactcgatgacatccctcgaactt from Triticum dicoccoides isolate Atlit2015 ecotype Zavitan chromosome 6A, WEW_v2.0, whole genome shotgun sequence encodes:
- the LOC119319610 gene encoding BTB/POZ domain-containing protein At4g08455-like, translating into MYCQSCKNVYDEEDAGTCKECYEEASETEEELKREIDDLRSRLLFLRLPSPTLDASAAGHSDLLLHAIPASSPSPSPSGDADGARLDTPAVPAHRVILASRSPVFRAMLDSEMEESRSGVIKMYDVSYDVLRAFVHYMYTGEALLDEQMACDLLVLAEKYEVKHLKTYCEKFITSKVNNDNAIVHYAFAHRHGAKQLLEASMSALMDSMPTLAEREEYKELVERDPRILVEIYETYVSRQDNTAAERDSDCCCRK